A portion of the Oxynema aestuarii AP17 genome contains these proteins:
- a CDS encoding RDD family protein, with amino-acid sequence MDTEPPVYKRFPRVGLGRRAAAFIVDYWVVSLLSSLAGDANRPGIELSQAILFVILWLGMRGILAMVNQGQSLGRWAFDMKLIETRFGRRPLLLDLAKREAIAGFGALLAAVGLTNVSPGDGTGILFLLPLAIDCSATLSDPMLQRTLHDRAAGTMVVATRRGFSLDLKLKHGYFKLRQAIDRQLQNRGRGDR; translated from the coding sequence ATGGATACTGAACCCCCCGTCTACAAACGCTTTCCCCGCGTGGGACTCGGACGACGGGCCGCCGCCTTCATCGTCGATTATTGGGTCGTTTCGTTACTCAGTTCCCTCGCCGGAGATGCGAACCGCCCGGGAATCGAACTGTCTCAGGCGATTTTATTCGTGATTTTATGGTTGGGAATGCGCGGCATTCTCGCGATGGTCAACCAGGGGCAAAGTTTGGGGCGGTGGGCTTTCGATATGAAATTAATCGAAACAAGATTTGGCAGAAGACCGCTTTTACTCGATTTAGCCAAACGGGAGGCGATCGCCGGATTCGGCGCCCTACTCGCGGCGGTCGGATTGACCAACGTCAGCCCCGGGGATGGAACCGGGATCTTGTTTTTACTCCCCTTGGCGATCGACTGTAGCGCCACCTTGAGCGATCCGATGCTCCAGCGTACCTTACACGATCGCGCCGCCGGGACGATGGTAGTGGCCACCCGGCGCGGCTTTTCCCTCGATCTCAAACTCAAACACGGCTATTTCAAACTGCGTCAGGCGATCGATCGCCAATTGCAAAATCGGGGTCGGGGCGATCGCTAA
- the rpmG gene encoding 50S ribosomal protein L33, with amino-acid sequence MAKGVRVIVTLECTECRTNTDKRSAGVSRYTTQKNRRNTTSRLELKKFCTHCNKHTIHKEIK; translated from the coding sequence ATGGCTAAGGGTGTCCGTGTCATAGTGACGTTGGAATGCACTGAGTGTCGCACGAATACTGACAAACGCTCTGCGGGAGTCTCGCGATACACCACTCAGAAAAATCGTCGCAACACCACGTCACGGCTAGAACTCAAAAAGTTCTGCACGCACTGCAACAAACATACGATTCACAAAGAAATCAAGTAA
- a CDS encoding mechanosensitive ion channel: MTNFVNGLMDFLPSLLGAIAILIVGWLAATIIAAGVRGLLNRTDIDNRIANAVMGRQESPPPIEKWAASGVYWVIMIFVLVAFFNALKLEVVSQPLNSFLDQIFNYLPRLGGAALLLGVAWIVATICKMLLTTGLQRFRLDDRLAQQTGEGESPFMLNETLANALYWFVFLFFLPPILDALQLPGALTPVQNLVDQILSALPKILTAVIIGAIGWLIARIVRGIVTNLLAATGTDRLGQRMGLTQQNEGMSLSGLIGTTVYVLILIPTAIAALNSLQIEAISDPAIAMLQQILDAIPKIFTAGLIFGVFYVVGRFVSDFVTNILTSIGFNNIFAALGFSRPSTASTPADSTPESGSDLTSKTPSEIVGIVVMVAILLFAAVAATEVLQFEVLTIISGEILRIAGLVLVGVIVFGIGLYLANLAYSLIAQSKTAQAEILGQAARISIIALAGAMALQQMGIAPHIVNLAFGLLFGAIAVAIALAFGLGGRDVAGEQLRDWLAQFKNKE, encoded by the coding sequence GTGACAAACTTTGTTAATGGCTTGATGGATTTCCTGCCGAGCCTGCTCGGGGCGATCGCCATCCTGATCGTCGGTTGGCTTGCAGCAACGATAATTGCGGCAGGGGTTCGCGGTTTACTCAACCGTACCGATATCGACAATCGGATCGCCAATGCGGTGATGGGGCGTCAGGAGTCGCCACCGCCGATCGAAAAATGGGCGGCGAGCGGCGTCTATTGGGTAATCATGATCTTCGTCTTGGTTGCCTTTTTCAACGCCCTCAAATTAGAGGTCGTTTCGCAGCCGCTCAACAGCTTTTTAGATCAAATCTTCAACTACTTGCCCCGTTTGGGTGGAGCCGCCTTACTCTTGGGCGTCGCTTGGATCGTGGCAACGATCTGCAAAATGTTGCTCACCACGGGCTTGCAGCGTTTCCGCCTGGACGATCGCCTCGCCCAGCAGACGGGAGAAGGGGAAAGCCCCTTCATGCTCAATGAAACCCTGGCCAATGCCCTGTATTGGTTCGTGTTTCTCTTCTTCCTGCCGCCGATCCTGGATGCCTTACAACTGCCCGGAGCCCTGACCCCGGTACAGAACCTCGTCGATCAGATCCTCTCGGCATTGCCGAAGATTCTCACCGCCGTCATTATCGGCGCCATCGGCTGGCTGATCGCCCGGATCGTGCGCGGGATCGTCACCAACTTGCTGGCGGCGACGGGAACCGATCGCCTCGGACAGCGCATGGGATTGACCCAACAAAATGAGGGAATGTCCCTCTCCGGCTTGATCGGAACCACCGTCTACGTCCTGATCCTGATTCCGACGGCGATCGCGGCGTTGAATTCCCTGCAGATCGAAGCGATTTCCGATCCGGCGATCGCCATGCTGCAGCAAATCCTCGACGCGATTCCCAAAATCTTCACGGCGGGCTTAATCTTCGGCGTCTTTTACGTCGTCGGGCGTTTCGTCTCCGATTTCGTCACCAACATCCTCACCAGTATCGGCTTTAACAACATCTTCGCCGCCCTGGGCTTTTCCAGACCGTCCACGGCTTCAACCCCTGCCGATAGCACCCCGGAATCCGGATCCGACCTGACGAGTAAAACACCGTCGGAAATTGTCGGCATCGTCGTGATGGTAGCCATTCTGTTATTTGCTGCCGTCGCCGCGACCGAAGTGCTGCAATTTGAAGTGCTGACGATTATCTCCGGCGAAATCCTGCGAATTGCCGGATTAGTCCTCGTCGGCGTCATCGTCTTCGGTATCGGCTTGTACTTAGCCAATCTCGCCTACTCCTTGATCGCGCAATCGAAAACCGCCCAAGCGGAAATTCTCGGTCAAGCCGCGCGCATCTCGATTATCGCCTTGGCGGGCGCGATGGCCTTGCAGCAAATGGGAATTGCCCCGCATATCGTCAATCTGGCCTTCGGCTTGCTGTTCGGCGCGATCGCCGTCGCCATTGCCCTCGCCTTCGGTTTAGGCGGACGGGATGTCGCCGGAGAACAATTGCGCGACTGGCTCGCCCAATTCAAAAACAAAGAATAA
- a CDS encoding SRPBCC family protein, whose translation MSPPRVFEQSIQIRANASIVERCITDRTLMHRWLNPLLRCEPVGEWSTDIGSRSRFIIQIPLLQPTLNSVVAERKPGAIVWEFQGFFKGRDRWECLPEGQGTRLLNRFEFEIPNRAIAWGFDRFAAAWTREDMQAQLRRLKRLAEELQLRD comes from the coding sequence ATGTCACCGCCGAGAGTTTTCGAGCAATCCATCCAAATTCGTGCCAATGCGAGCATTGTCGAGCGTTGCATTACCGATCGCACTTTGATGCATCGCTGGCTCAATCCCCTATTGCGCTGCGAACCTGTCGGCGAATGGAGTACGGACATTGGCAGTCGTAGCCGCTTCATCATTCAAATTCCCCTGTTGCAACCGACTTTAAATAGTGTAGTCGCGGAACGCAAACCCGGGGCGATCGTCTGGGAATTTCAGGGCTTTTTCAAAGGTCGCGATCGCTGGGAATGCCTGCCCGAAGGACAAGGAACCCGACTTTTGAACCGCTTCGAGTTCGAGATTCCCAATCGAGCGATCGCCTGGGGCTTCGATCGCTTCGCCGCCGCTTGGACTCGCGAAGACATGCAAGCGCAATTGCGACGACTCAAGCGACTGGCGGAAGAATTGCAATTGAGGGATTGA
- a CDS encoding tetratricopeptide repeat protein, translating to MNQLFNRVVILGILGAFGSIGAPPAIASAELPRVSIAQSQAQSLFDRAVEKTERGDFQGAVRDYSQAIEMQPNYVEAYIGRANVLSKAGNQSGAIADYSQALRLNSKKIEAYIGRGSAYSAIGNQASAIEDYSQALRINNNSAEAYVGRGAAYAAIGEFDRAMDDFNEAVEINPADGAAYFNRGLIRAQQGDREAAISDFRQASSLFQSQGNNTLSQQAQAFIQRLQQN from the coding sequence ATGAATCAACTGTTTAACCGCGTTGTCATTTTAGGAATTCTCGGCGCTTTCGGCAGTATCGGCGCCCCTCCCGCGATCGCCAGCGCCGAGTTGCCGAGGGTATCGATCGCCCAATCCCAAGCCCAAAGCTTGTTCGATCGCGCCGTCGAAAAAACCGAACGGGGAGATTTTCAAGGGGCCGTCCGGGACTATTCCCAGGCGATCGAAATGCAGCCGAATTACGTGGAAGCTTACATCGGTCGGGCGAATGTGTTGTCAAAAGCGGGCAACCAATCCGGGGCGATCGCCGATTATTCCCAAGCCTTGCGCCTCAACTCCAAAAAAATCGAAGCCTACATCGGTCGGGGGAGTGCGTATTCCGCGATCGGCAATCAAGCTTCGGCGATCGAAGATTACAGCCAAGCGTTGCGAATTAATAATAATTCGGCGGAAGCTTATGTCGGTCGGGGCGCCGCCTACGCCGCGATCGGCGAATTCGATCGCGCCATGGACGATTTTAATGAAGCTGTCGAAATTAATCCCGCCGATGGCGCCGCTTATTTCAATCGCGGTTTAATTCGCGCCCAACAAGGCGATCGTGAAGCCGCCATTTCCGATTTTCGCCAAGCTTCCAGTTTATTTCAATCTCAGGGAAACAATACTCTCTCGCAACAAGCACAAGCATTTATTCAACGGTTGCAGCAAAATTAA
- the rpsR gene encoding 30S ribosomal protein S18 — protein MAYYRRRVSPIKPGEPIDYKDVELLRKFITERGKILPRRITGLTAKQQRDLTKSIKRARILALLPFVNKEG, from the coding sequence ATGGCTTATTATCGTCGTCGTGTTTCTCCGATTAAACCAGGCGAACCCATCGACTACAAAGATGTCGAACTGCTGCGTAAGTTCATCACCGAACGCGGCAAAATTCTCCCCCGGCGGATTACGGGTTTAACCGCCAAACAACAGCGAGATTTGACCAAATCGATCAAACGCGCTCGCATCCTCGCCCTGTTGCCCTTTGTTAACAAAGAAGGGTAA
- the dxr gene encoding 1-deoxy-D-xylulose-5-phosphate reductoisomerase, with product MKAITLLGSTGSIGTQTLDIVAQYPDQFRLVGLAAGSNVKMLADQVRQFRPEIVAIRAEEKLSELKAAIADLDPQPILLGGEAGIIEVSRYGDAEAVVTGIVGCAGLLPTVAAIEAGKDIALANKETLIAGGPVVNPLIEKHEVKLLPADSEHSAIFQCLQGVPDGGLRRIILTASGGAFRDWPVEKLKEVKVADALKHPNWSMGRKITVDSATLMNKGLEVIEAHYLFHMDYDNIDIVIHPQSIIHSLIEVQDTSVLAQLGWPDMRLPLLYALSWPDRIYTDWETLDLVKAGNLTFREPDRDKYPCMQLAYEAGRIGGSMTAVLNAANEQAVALFLEEKIGFLEIPKTIERACDRHRNDHRENPSLEEIIEADRWARQAVLETAADLAKTPLSVSLK from the coding sequence TTGAAAGCAATTACTCTACTCGGTTCGACCGGATCGATCGGAACCCAAACTTTAGATATCGTGGCGCAATACCCCGACCAGTTTCGGTTGGTGGGATTGGCTGCAGGCAGTAACGTTAAAATGTTGGCGGATCAAGTCCGGCAATTTCGACCGGAAATCGTCGCCATTCGGGCCGAAGAAAAATTAAGCGAACTCAAAGCGGCGATCGCCGATCTCGACCCCCAACCGATTCTACTGGGGGGAGAAGCCGGAATCATCGAAGTATCCCGTTACGGCGACGCGGAAGCAGTGGTCACGGGGATTGTCGGATGTGCGGGGTTACTCCCGACTGTTGCGGCGATCGAAGCGGGAAAAGATATCGCTTTAGCCAATAAAGAAACCCTGATTGCAGGCGGTCCGGTCGTCAACCCGTTAATCGAAAAACACGAGGTTAAATTATTACCTGCCGACTCGGAACATTCGGCGATTTTCCAATGTTTGCAAGGAGTTCCCGACGGCGGCTTGCGGCGAATTATTTTAACCGCTTCCGGGGGCGCTTTCCGCGATTGGCCCGTGGAGAAATTAAAAGAGGTCAAAGTCGCCGATGCTTTAAAACATCCCAACTGGTCGATGGGGCGTAAAATCACCGTCGATTCGGCCACGTTAATGAATAAAGGACTCGAAGTGATCGAGGCCCATTATTTATTCCATATGGATTACGACAACATCGATATTGTCATCCATCCGCAAAGTATTATTCATTCTTTGATTGAAGTTCAAGATACTTCAGTTTTGGCGCAGTTGGGCTGGCCGGATATGCGTTTGCCGTTGCTTTATGCCCTGTCTTGGCCCGATCGCATTTATACAGATTGGGAAACATTGGATTTAGTGAAAGCGGGGAATTTAACATTTAGAGAACCCGATCGCGACAAATATCCCTGTATGCAATTGGCTTACGAAGCCGGACGCATCGGCGGTTCGATGACGGCGGTGTTAAATGCGGCCAACGAACAAGCTGTCGCCTTATTTTTAGAGGAAAAAATCGGATTTTTAGAAATTCCGAAAACCATCGAACGGGCTTGCGATCGCCATCGTAACGACCATCGAGAGAATCCTTCCTTAGAGGAGATTATCGAAGCCGATCGCTGGGCGAGACAGGCGGTTTTAGAAACGGCGGCAGATTTAGCCAAAACGCCCCTTTCAGTTTCGCTCAAATAA
- a CDS encoding succinate dehydrogenase/fumarate reductase iron-sulfur subunit: MQVLFKIIRQNPHSAPTVQEYQLDVSEGSTVLDCLNRIKWEQDGTLAFRKNCRNTICGSCAMRINGRSTLACKENIGAEVARLQKIRQSQSSDPGQETDDSIPEITIAPMGNMPVIKDLVVDMTQFWENLEAVDPYVSTRSRQVPEREFLQSPEERARLDAVGNCILCGACYSECNAREVNPDFVGPHALAKAYRAIADSRDDRTEERLNQYDNTQSGVWGCTRCYYCNAVCPMEVAPMDRIGQVKHEILERRDRDDSRPVRHRKVLVELVERGGWVDERKFALLVVGNFFRDLRGLLSLGPVGLQMVAHRKFPFTFEPSEGTNEVRSLIEAVRNVESQSSEPIESKL, translated from the coding sequence ATGCAAGTTTTATTTAAAATAATTCGACAGAATCCCCATAGCGCCCCCACTGTTCAAGAATACCAACTCGACGTTAGTGAGGGCAGTACCGTTCTCGACTGTCTCAATCGGATTAAATGGGAGCAAGATGGCACTCTCGCTTTCCGTAAAAATTGCCGCAATACCATTTGCGGAAGCTGTGCGATGAGAATCAACGGGCGATCGACTTTAGCCTGTAAAGAGAATATCGGCGCCGAAGTCGCCCGCTTGCAAAAGATTCGCCAATCTCAAAGCTCCGATCCCGGTCAGGAGACCGACGATTCGATCCCGGAAATCACGATCGCCCCGATGGGAAATATGCCCGTGATTAAAGATCTCGTCGTCGATATGACCCAATTCTGGGAGAACTTAGAAGCGGTCGATCCCTACGTCAGCACGCGATCGCGCCAAGTTCCCGAACGGGAGTTCTTGCAATCCCCCGAAGAACGAGCCCGACTCGACGCCGTGGGGAATTGCATCCTTTGCGGCGCCTGTTATTCCGAATGTAACGCCCGCGAAGTCAATCCCGATTTTGTCGGCCCTCACGCCCTCGCCAAAGCCTACCGGGCGATCGCCGATTCCCGCGACGACCGCACCGAAGAACGCTTAAACCAGTACGACAACACCCAGTCTGGGGTCTGGGGATGCACGCGCTGTTATTACTGCAATGCGGTCTGTCCCATGGAGGTCGCCCCCATGGATCGAATCGGGCAAGTCAAACACGAAATCCTCGAACGCCGCGATCGCGACGACTCCCGTCCCGTCCGCCACCGCAAGGTTTTAGTCGAGTTAGTCGAGCGAGGGGGCTGGGTTGACGAGCGCAAATTTGCTTTATTAGTAGTGGGGAATTTCTTCCGGGACCTGCGCGGCTTACTCAGTCTCGGCCCGGTCGGCTTGCAAATGGTCGCCCATCGCAAGTTTCCCTTCACCTTCGAGCCTTCGGAAGGAACGAACGAAGTGCGATCGCTGATCGAAGCGGTTCGCAATGTCGAATCTCAATCTAGTGAGCCTATCGAATCGAAATTATGA
- a CDS encoding 1-acyl-sn-glycerol-3-phosphate acyltransferase, with product MTVTQAKPALEFIAPQFNPILLQTAKIIVPLWRQFRTPIAHIRCENVDRLAQLYHQFQNGNIRFLLAFRHPSTCDPFAIAHLLWKEVPKTARQQGIPLTDTVHVHGLYDRGIPLWAGQWLGRVFAGLGATPIQRGKIDRLGLKSARDLFANGRFPMAASPEGGTNGHNEVISPLEPGIAQMGFWCVEDLEKSDRPERVFIVPLSLQYEYRDRNWDRLATVLDRLENDCGLPPFSNGTSVRDPFPDSPLPAGFYPRLIRIGLHLLSKMEEFYRRFYHQKLPENPPKPSELSDRLSNLLDVALTVAEDYFRLSPKGNLIDRCRRLEQAGWDRIYREDLNDFDRVSPLDRGLADRVAEEASLRMWHMRLVESFVAVTGRYVAEKPTFDRFAETLLLIQSTLDRIKGERRDFPNLGHQCVSVRVGEPLSVSDRRDEYKNSRRLAVASLTQDLQTALENSIVQ from the coding sequence ATGACAGTGACTCAAGCTAAACCTGCCTTAGAATTTATTGCACCGCAATTCAACCCGATCTTATTGCAAACAGCTAAAATTATCGTGCCGTTGTGGCGGCAATTTCGCACGCCGATCGCCCATATTCGCTGTGAAAATGTCGATCGCCTCGCCCAACTGTATCATCAATTTCAAAACGGTAACATTCGTTTTCTATTAGCCTTTCGACATCCGAGTACCTGCGATCCGTTTGCGATCGCCCATTTACTCTGGAAAGAAGTTCCCAAAACTGCCCGCCAGCAAGGGATACCGTTGACCGACACCGTTCACGTTCACGGATTATACGATCGCGGGATTCCCCTGTGGGCGGGACAGTGGCTGGGTCGCGTCTTCGCCGGACTCGGCGCCACGCCGATTCAACGGGGTAAAATCGACCGTCTCGGGTTAAAATCGGCACGAGATTTATTCGCGAACGGGCGTTTTCCAATGGCGGCGTCTCCCGAAGGTGGAACCAACGGACACAATGAAGTGATTAGTCCGTTAGAACCGGGAATCGCCCAAATGGGATTTTGGTGTGTGGAAGACCTCGAAAAAAGCGATCGCCCGGAACGAGTTTTTATCGTTCCTTTAAGTCTTCAATACGAGTACCGCGATCGCAATTGGGATCGGTTAGCCACGGTCCTCGATCGCCTCGAAAATGATTGCGGTTTGCCTCCTTTTAGCAATGGAACTTCCGTTCGCGATCCGTTCCCCGATTCCCCCCTTCCGGCGGGATTTTATCCGCGTTTAATTCGGATCGGGCTGCACTTACTGTCTAAAATGGAAGAGTTTTACCGACGCTTCTATCACCAAAAGCTACCGGAAAATCCCCCTAAACCGTCCGAGTTAAGCGATCGCCTTTCTAACTTATTAGATGTCGCCTTAACCGTCGCCGAAGATTATTTTCGTCTATCTCCAAAAGGCAATTTAATCGATCGCTGTCGGCGGTTGGAACAGGCGGGATGGGATCGCATTTATCGAGAAGATTTGAACGATTTCGATCGTGTTTCTCCCCTCGATCGCGGACTCGCCGATCGCGTGGCGGAAGAAGCCAGTTTAAGGATGTGGCATATGCGATTAGTGGAAAGTTTTGTCGCCGTAACGGGTCGTTATGTTGCCGAAAAACCGACCTTCGATCGCTTTGCCGAAACCCTTTTACTGATTCAATCTACCCTCGATCGGATTAAGGGAGAACGTCGCGACTTTCCCAATTTAGGGCATCAATGCGTCTCGGTCAGAGTCGGCGAACCGCTTTCGGTTTCCGACCGCCGGGATGAATATAAAAATAGTCGCCGCTTGGCGGTTGCGTCCCTGACTCAAGACCTCCAAACGGCGTTAGAAAATTCGATCGTTCAGTGA
- a CDS encoding Nif11 family protein gives MLSQNAATLFKEIQNSLALREKRDAIANLDKFMELARQKGYRYTQEQLRQEIENLSEEELATLINPGVSPRHHILAR, from the coding sequence ATGCTCAGTCAAAATGCAGCTACTTTATTTAAAGAAATTCAAAACAGTTTAGCCCTGCGAGAGAAACGCGACGCGATCGCCAATCTCGATAAATTTATGGAACTCGCCCGCCAAAAAGGCTATCGCTACACCCAAGAACAATTACGCCAGGAGATTGAAAACTTATCCGAAGAAGAGTTAGCCACTCTCATCAATCCCGGCGTTTCTCCACGCCATCATATTTTGGCGAGATAA
- a CDS encoding ribonuclease R family protein, which yields MEKGTLLEYRLQGERRLAVADRPDGKKNWIVIDEFGQSQSLPPRQISYEVTGEQYKPTDIPRFRQDAEPYIDPSSLEVAWEILVEEGQGVNPPELAQFLFSEQTPVACYAAYLLLSEDKLYFKQKGDRYEPRPVSQVNDLKHQQEVERQKQQEWEEFVARVERSLAGEQAEWSNSDRIRIEALERYAAQGEDAKDRATAKETLSALERPDSSQGAFDLLVDLGLWSEHENLFVRRTQLPTYFSTKVLEVAHRCLTSPPPDPDADNRLDLTHLKVYTIDDESTEEIDDGLSVESLEDGRRRLWVHIADPTRWLTPGDELDLEARRRCTTVYLPTGMVPMFPPELATGPMSLVQGEICPALSFGIVLDDNGAVEDYTIHPSIIKPTYRLTYHDVDEMLQLGIQAEPEIAQIAESAKKRQQWRDSQGAIAISMPESTIKVCGDEIFVEVLDDSPARQLVAEMMILTGEVAGHFGQRENIPLPFRSQPTPELPPPEELQLLPPGPVRACAIRRCMPRSEMSTKPGRHASLALDNYTQVTSPIRRYSDLLAHFQIKAYLRGDEVPFSSQDLQDVMLSISSSIKEASVVERQTNRYWALEYLRRHPNQVWQVLVLRWLREEENLGLILLEELGMELPWRFPRAVSLGERLEVQVTHSDPREDQINFQEMLYQTAQTSIN from the coding sequence GTGGAGAAGGGAACGCTGCTCGAATACCGACTGCAAGGAGAACGCCGTCTCGCCGTGGCGGATCGTCCGGATGGGAAAAAAAACTGGATCGTCATCGACGAATTCGGTCAGTCCCAAAGCCTACCTCCTCGCCAAATCAGTTACGAAGTGACGGGAGAACAGTACAAACCCACGGATATCCCCCGTTTTCGGCAAGACGCCGAGCCGTATATCGACCCGTCGAGTTTGGAAGTCGCCTGGGAAATTCTCGTCGAAGAAGGACAGGGAGTGAACCCGCCGGAACTGGCGCAATTTCTCTTTTCCGAACAAACCCCGGTGGCGTGTTACGCCGCTTATTTACTGCTGTCCGAAGATAAACTTTACTTCAAACAGAAGGGCGATCGCTACGAACCTCGCCCGGTCTCTCAAGTCAACGACCTCAAACATCAACAAGAAGTCGAACGGCAAAAACAACAAGAATGGGAAGAATTCGTCGCTCGGGTCGAGCGCAGTTTGGCTGGGGAACAAGCCGAATGGTCGAATAGCGATCGCATCCGCATCGAAGCCCTAGAACGCTACGCAGCTCAGGGAGAAGACGCCAAAGATCGAGCGACCGCTAAAGAAACCCTCAGCGCCTTAGAACGTCCCGACAGTTCTCAAGGTGCTTTTGATTTATTGGTCGATTTGGGCCTGTGGAGCGAACACGAAAATCTATTCGTGCGGCGCACTCAGCTTCCCACGTATTTCTCTACTAAGGTACTCGAAGTGGCTCACCGTTGTCTGACCTCCCCTCCACCGGATCCCGACGCCGACAACCGCCTCGACTTGACCCACTTAAAGGTGTACACCATCGACGACGAAAGCACCGAAGAGATCGACGACGGCTTGAGCGTGGAGTCCCTCGAAGACGGGCGCCGACGACTTTGGGTACACATTGCCGACCCCACACGCTGGCTGACCCCCGGCGACGAACTCGATTTAGAAGCGCGCCGACGCTGCACCACAGTTTACCTCCCCACGGGCATGGTTCCCATGTTTCCGCCGGAACTCGCCACCGGACCGATGAGTTTGGTGCAAGGGGAGATTTGTCCGGCGCTCAGTTTCGGCATTGTCTTGGACGACAACGGCGCCGTTGAAGACTACACGATTCACCCGAGCATTATCAAACCGACCTATCGCCTCACCTACCACGATGTCGATGAAATGCTCCAACTCGGCATTCAAGCGGAGCCGGAAATTGCCCAAATTGCCGAATCGGCTAAAAAACGGCAGCAATGGCGCGACTCCCAAGGGGCGATCGCCATTTCCATGCCCGAATCGACGATTAAAGTCTGCGGCGACGAAATCTTCGTCGAAGTCCTCGACGATTCCCCCGCCCGCCAACTGGTCGCCGAAATGATGATCCTCACCGGGGAAGTCGCCGGACATTTCGGTCAACGGGAAAACATTCCCCTGCCGTTTCGTTCCCAACCGACCCCGGAACTGCCGCCCCCAGAAGAATTGCAACTGTTGCCCCCCGGTCCAGTGCGCGCCTGCGCGATCCGGCGTTGTATGCCCCGCAGCGAAATGAGTACGAAGCCCGGACGCCATGCGAGTTTAGCTTTGGATAACTACACTCAAGTCACCTCGCCGATTCGCCGCTACAGCGATTTACTGGCTCATTTTCAAATTAAGGCGTACTTGCGCGGGGACGAGGTGCCGTTTTCTTCGCAAGACCTGCAAGACGTGATGCTGTCGATCTCCAGTTCGATCAAAGAAGCCTCTGTCGTCGAACGCCAAACCAATCGGTATTGGGCCTTGGAATATCTGCGCCGTCATCCGAACCAAGTCTGGCAAGTACTGGTCTTGCGCTGGCTGCGCGAAGAAGAAAACTTAGGGCTGATCTTGTTAGAAGAGTTGGGAATGGAACTGCCCTGGCGCTTCCCGCGTGCGGTCTCGTTAGGGGAACGGCTGGAAGTGCAGGTCACGCACTCCGACCCGCGCGAAGATCAAATTAATTTCCAAGAAATGCTCTATCAAACCGCTCAAACTTCGATTAACTGA
- a CDS encoding SirB1 family protein codes for MDFPLARQLFYREIHRPDEDIDLAKAALYFALEEYPELEPDAYLNALDEMALEIQERLPQQRYPLRIIQTINEYLYDDLGFKGNSQDYYDPRNSFLNEAIDRRTGIPITLSLIYLEIAKRIDFPMVGIGMPGHFLIRPVFEEVGFFVDPFHGGEVLFPTDCERRLMQIYGKEISLKPEFLEPIAPKQFLARMLTNLKMIYLHRHDAKRTLAAIERILLLFPDRPFDLRDRGLLYYQMDRRTAARQDLEMYLNLLPQARDATAIRQLLDRL; via the coding sequence ATGGATTTTCCTTTAGCCCGACAACTATTTTATCGCGAAATTCATCGGCCAGACGAAGACATCGACCTGGCGAAAGCTGCGCTCTATTTTGCCTTAGAAGAGTATCCGGAACTCGAACCCGATGCCTACCTCAATGCCCTCGACGAGATGGCATTAGAAATCCAAGAGCGTCTGCCACAACAACGCTATCCCCTGCGTATTATTCAGACAATTAATGAGTATCTCTACGATGATTTGGGGTTTAAAGGGAATAGCCAAGATTATTACGACCCGCGCAATAGTTTTCTGAATGAGGCGATCGATCGCCGCACGGGAATTCCGATTACCTTATCGTTAATTTATCTCGAAATTGCCAAACGCATCGATTTTCCGATGGTGGGAATAGGGATGCCGGGACATTTTTTAATTCGTCCGGTGTTTGAAGAGGTCGGCTTTTTTGTAGATCCGTTTCATGGCGGCGAGGTGCTATTTCCCACGGATTGCGAACGGCGTTTAATGCAGATTTACGGCAAAGAGATTAGCTTGAAACCGGAATTTTTGGAGCCGATCGCCCCCAAGCAATTTTTAGCGCGGATGCTGACCAATTTAAAGATGATTTATTTGCACCGCCACGATGCCAAACGCACCCTGGCGGCGATCGAGCGAATTTTGCTGCTGTTTCCCGATCGCCCGTTCGACTTGCGCGATCGCGGTTTACTGTACTATCAAATGGATCGGCGAACCGCCGCCCGCCAAGATTTGGAAATGTACTTGAATTTATTACCACAAGCGCGCGATGCTACGGCCATCCGTCAGTTACTCGATCGCCTGTAA